The following nucleotide sequence is from Zea mays cultivar B73 chromosome 1, Zm-B73-REFERENCE-NAM-5.0, whole genome shotgun sequence.
cttgtcgttgttgtgggccctgccactttccgcaggtggcccggccttgtgaaagtggcgccaaagcatgacgcactcctcaagggtgtgcttgacgggcccctgatgataggggcatggctccttgagcatcttatcgaagagattgaCACCtctaggaggtttccgagggttcttgtactcagcggcggcgacaaggtccgcgtcggtggcgtcgcgtttcgcttgcgacttcttcttgttcttcttcttggtgccgcgctgagcggacgcctcggggacgtcttccgactggcggccctggggctgcttgtcctttcggaagatggcctcaaccgcctcctggccagaggcgaacttggtggcgatgtccatcagctcgctcgccctggtgggggtcttgcgacccagctggctcaccaggtcgtggcaggtggtgccggcgaggaacgcgccgatgacgtccgaatcggtgacgttgggcagctcggtgcgctgcttcgagaatcgccggatgtagtcccggagagactctctcggctgctggcggcagcttcggagatcccaggagttcccagggcgcacgtacgtgccctggaagttgccggcgaaggcttggaccaggtcgtcccagttggagatctgccccagaggcagatgctccagccaagttcgagcggtgtcggagaggaacagggggaggttgcggatgatgaggttgtcatcgtccgttccacccagctggcaggccagtcggtagtccgcgagccacagttccggcctcgtctcccccgagtactttgtgatggtagtcggggttcggaaccgggttgggaacggcgcccgtcgtatggcccggctgaaagcctgcggaccgggtggttcgggcgaggggctccgatcctccccgctgtcgtagcgtcccccacgcctggggtggtagcctcggcgcaccctctcgtcgaggtgggctcgacggttgctgtggtggtgctcgttgccgaggcgacccggggccgcaggcgccgtgttgcgcgtgcgcccggtgtggaccgaggcttcccgcgtgaatcgggaagtcgtggcgtgatgcttcgaggggtacccctgctttcgggaggcagagctttcggcccgtcggaccgcggcatcctccaggagattcttgagctctccctggatacgccacccttcggtggtcgatagttccggcatcgcgcggagtagtattgctgctgctgccaggttctggccgaccccactggaagccggtggcggccttgccctgacgtcgtcggtaatgcggtgctggatgccctggggtagatgacgcgcttctccggccggagcttggtctgcccattcctgcccgatgttccgccggaactgctcaagtgttcctgctccctcgtcgagcctggcctgcatctcgcggatttgctcgagctgtgcatcctgaccccccgcagggactgggaccacaactagctcccgaaggatatcAACGTGAGGCGcaagcctagggggatcgccgttttctggcataccaagatggttgccttcgccgggaccctctagatcgacgtggaaacattcacgacttgggccgcagtcctcatcgctgaagctgcggctaccatcggaacaatcggagaggcattagtcgcatgcggtcatgaagtcctgcatggcactggggttaccgagcccggagaaatcccaacaaaagtcgggctcgtcatcttcctcggaacccgagggtccgtaggtcgagacggccgtcagtctgtcctaGGGCGACCGTATATGGTACCccagagggttggtacatgcctctatggaggcttccaccgaagcgaggtcgcttggtgggtcgaagctgaatccaaaaggcatgagatgggaatcggtcggtacctcttggtcgacgggcggtgacgaagtcgcgtcaggggcggactgcaccgttgtcttaggtacgagggcgacgcccagcaagtccttcgcaagcgtgctggcgtcattcgtctgcttggggttggcgtgttgcggggaaacgacactcgtcttcgtctcagactcaaggtcgaagcccgacgtgtcccccgctggggcgccggcgtcgtcgacttgctcgacagccgacgaggtgccgcctcctgcttggccatggttgccccgcctcctcctccgtcggtgggggaggtgacgggacaaacccggatgttgttcttccgccatgtggggaagacgtcgttgattccgccgccggcgagcgggctgacggtcgccattgccgctgtcgcgtggcggaggaaggagtatcatgtcgtagctgccgtcgagggacatgaactcaagactcccgaaacggagcatcgtctcgggttggagaggttgctggagactacccatctggagcttgacaggaagctgttcgtcaacacgcagcaggcccctacctggcgcgccaactgtcggcgtttcgaccccggggggtccctggaccgacgagtaaattgtcgctgcgtgtcccagcccagatgggtcggcccgagacgggacacaaaggggggaaaacagtaaagggaaaccgcggccttcgtgttgtcctgcgcccagggcggatggatgcgcttgcagtagggggttacaagcgttcgcgtgggagagagagagagagagagagagagagagcgagagccttatgcgtcggcccgttctcccgcgtggccaaccttctcgtacgagagccctggaccttccttttaagggcgtaaggagagggtccaggtgtacaatgggggtgtagcagtgtgctaacgtgtctagcagagaggagctagagccctaagtacatgccgtcgtggcagtcggagaggttttggcaccctattcatgtgatgtcgtggccgtcggaggagcactggagccctgcggaagtacagctgtcggggctgtcggatccttgctgacgtctccttgctgacgtaaggggctgggagctgccgtcgtcGTGGAGCGTgcagggtgtcatcattacttgtttattggggtgagccagatgggacgccggtcttgttccccgtagcctgagctagctaggggtagggtaatgatgacccccctggcgacgtggccggtccggacccgagtttgggcgaggtggcgattcctccgaggtcgaggctgagtccgagccctggggtcgggcgaggcggagtccatcgtcttccagagccgaggctgagtccgagccctggggttgggcgaggcggagtccgtcgtcttccggagccgaggctgagtccgagccctggggtcgggcgaggcggagttcgtcgtcttctaagtcgtggttgagtccaagccctggggtcaggcgaggcgaagtccatctttcgaggccgagacgggggggggggaaccctggggtcgggcgaggcggagcttcctatgtcgcccgaggctggacttagccgctgtcgaccttactctggcgagtggcacggcagtcggagcagggcaggcggcactgtattcctgtcaggtcggtcagtggagcggcgaagtgactgcggtcacttcggccttgtcgactggagcgcccgtcaggataagatgtcagacgatccttgcattaaatgctcctgcaatatggtcggttggtgtggcgatttggccaaggttgcttctccgcgaagcctacccgagctgagCCTTGGGCGAGTCGATGGTGCATCcgtttgcttgaggggaccctcgggcgaggcgtgaatcttccggggtcggctgtctttgcccgaggtcgggctcgggcgaggcgggatcgtgtcccttgagcggagccttggcctgaatcgcgcccatcagaccttcgcagctttgtgctgatggggtttaccagctgagattaggagtcttgggggtacccctaattatggtccccgacaggttcgAACATGCTTTAAAGTATAGGAAATTTGCTTTCAATAATCATATGTACATAAAGATTATTAAATATTCTTTGTCAAAAATTCATTGtaagtttatatatatatattcaatacGGGTATGCATGTTAATGGATATGGGTATAATTTTTTTGTACCTGCCAGAAAAAAATCCATCGAGTTAAGAATCAAACCTGTACCCGTGTCCGTGGTTGCAAACCCACACTTTATAGGGTTTTTATCCGTAGGCATGCAGGTAAAATATGTCCGTTGTTATCCCTAATTCTAATCGCGACCAAACCCAACGCGAAATTAATTGTGACCTCGTTTTTTCCAATCTCCGCGCGTCGCTGCTTGGTTTCATCTTGTTTCGAGAAGAAATTGGGGATTCGAATGCTTCTTTTACAAATTCTGGAGTATCTGTTAAAATTTGACACAAAATAGAAGTGTTAAATTTGTTCGCGTAGGCAACGCAAAAGCGCTAAGCTCTGCGTCTGTCTCTTTCTGGCCCGTGACGCCCGTCCGTGTTGCTTGCAGAGTCATGGCAGTCGCATCAGCCTTGCATTCTTGCGCAAGCAAGCCTGCAATGCAATCCGGAACCAACTGACGTGCGAGGCTGGATCGAGAGGCGTTAGCGTAAGTGAGTGAGCTTGACATTTCCAGTCATGTTCATAATCGTACAATCGGCCGTAAAGGTTTGAAGTTGAAGAACAGGCGCGGTGAAAACGTGTGTCAGCGGCAACATGGGAACAGTCATTTGGAGACCTTTCCACACATATAAATACATTACGGTTGCGTTATACCAGCTTATCCATGCATCATGCCATCGTAAATGCATTTTGACAAGATACATGATCACAGCAGTCAGGCATTCATTGGGACAGAGAAAGGGAACGAAAAGTGTTAAACATACCTATCTAGCATAATTCCCTTATTGTATGACAGTTTAACTAAGATTAAGTCATAGATCAATTATATTACATTTTGTATTAACTAAGAGGTTCTAGTTGTATACAACATCGTTTAAAGGATTGAACTATAATATAAAATATATAGACATTAACTCTACCAAGAATGCAAGGATTTTAGATACCTCTCATCTTTGATATAATAATCCAAGACGCTAATTAGACTCGATAATCTAGTCACCACAATTTTATAGCTACCACTTTAGCCGCAAATTTTCTAATTAGTCTTACCGTCGACGAGAAGGTCAAGAAGACGAACAATAGACTATGGAAGGAACAAGGTCGTGGTGCGACACCGCGCCTAGAAGGCCTACAAGATCGTGGTGCAAGCTATAGTGAAATTACAACATGAAGACAAAGAAGTTCACACCGCCAACCGTACCTATAACAAATAGTGTACAACAGATCAACAAATACTTGTATACCTTCTCTCATCAACGACAAAAGATATAATGACACAGGTGGCGACAAACAACATTGTGGCTCATCCATGGTAAAAGATGTCATGACAGAAGTGGCAACAAGTGCCACTACGACGACAATATGGAGCATCATATAGGGAACGTTTTCCTTTATAACTAGGCCATGTTTGATCAACACAAGAATTGTGCCAACCAATTAGAAGAAAAGGCGATAGGTCCATCACAAAATACATGACCAAATGTTGAGCGCTTGCTAATGAAATGATCTTTGTCGGCAAGCCAATTGAATATGAAGAACTCATCTTCTATATTCTCTTCGGCCTTGACAAGGAGTTTTAACTCCATTGTGACGGTCCTGATGACCAAGTAAGAGCCACTCATGGTGGAGGTCTACTCCTAACTTCTTGCGCATGAGCAAAGGAACACATTTCTTCATAACAGTGACTCGGGTTTctccatggacttagcaaatcatGGTCGCTAGAAGTAGCATCGACGCAATCATGGCGCTCCTTTGACCGGAAATTCTGAAGGGGAAAAGGGAGCATAGGTTTTGGCCCCTTTTATCGACCGTTGTTTATGAACACTGAGCTTGCAAATGGAACGAAATTGTATTGGTTGCTTTCACGAATTGGAACTTCACATGTTGGTTGAGGCTTGAACCTTCACATGTTGGTTGAGATGCACAAGGAACACCAATAGACGCCTAAAATTACAAATGTAGCTTTTTAAATTAGTATTTTTATTGATAGAAATGCAAAATAAACAGTAAGTCACTTACCCCAGTGTACCTAGCTCCTTCCTAGGCTCCCAATTAGGTCTAAGTGGCACTCCACATCCCTTAACATTGTTACCACAAGTGTGGCAATTGGAGCATTTGATTGCAACCTTTTTATGAGGCTTTGGCGTCAACATGAGGTTCTCCTTGAGCTATAACTTGCTTCTTCTTTGGTCTTCCAGGTTGGGCATGATACAATGAAGGATCAACGTCTGGCAAGTATCCTTAAACACTGTGTTTGTCTAGTATAGGTGTGATCATACCCTTGTATGTGGCTGTATATTTCTTCCTAGTGAAGAATAATGACATATAGTTTTTTGGCTTGTGTTTGAACTGGTGAATAACAACCACTACATGTAAACATGGCACTCCAGTaacatcccacttgaagcatctacACTTGTGATTATTAATATCAACAATATATTGAATTTCTTTGCTCGTAACTTTCCATATCCCATGTCCAATACACATGACCTTGCAATATGAAGCATTTCTCTTCTCTACCTCAAGCTTTTTTGATAATTTAGAGCCATGAACAATGTGTCCTTCTCTACACCATCTATTTTGATGTTAATAGACTCCATCAACTTAGTCCTAATGTGATCTACCACGGTGCACACGAGTTCTTCTCTCGCCTCCAAAATCCAAGCATTGTAGGACTCGCTAATATTATTAACTACCAAGTCAGTTTTAACATGGGGGCTGAACCTATGCCTTGAACAATGCTTAATATCAATGTCAGATGACCATTTCTAGCCTCTAGTATTCTCTTTTTTAATTTCATCCATCACTTGTTTAAAATCGAACTCTTTGCATGTATATGTAGCCCTATCCGCTAGCTCCTTAAGTCGAGGGCCCTTGAATCCAACCCTTGAGAAATTTGCATACAAGTGCCTCAAACAGTACCTGCGGTCTACATGTAGGAAAATAACTTTGACAATAAATTTGAGGCATTGGATAAAGCCAAATGAAATGAACTATGGGAAAGAGAAACTAAACATAAAGCAAATGAAAAGAACATTAAACTACACAGTAACAATACCTTTTGTCTATCACTCATAATTGTCAATCCACCATAGTGCTCTTCTTGCTAATTGGATTGCACCAATGGCTCCAAAAGCCATGTCCATGCATTACCGTTTTCAACCTATACCAAAGCAAATGCTATAGGGAAAAAGATTGTTGTTTGTATCTCTTTCTTGTGCAGTTAAAATATGCCCTCCATTTGGAAGTTTCACATGGTGCCATCTAACCAATGAAAGGTTAACAACCAGCCAAGAAAGCTTTTACTTGAACATCAAAGGACACATACATCCTCTTAAATCTAAGATTTATCGCTCATGCTGGATCCACAAAGCATTTTATCACTATGCAACTTCTAGGACTAATAGATAACATTGTGTGAGCATAATATTGTATCCTTCTATTTTGTTCTTGGTAGTCACCACCTATCTATTGCACTACATATCTATTCACTTTATAGAATTTGGTAAGTAATATCCCCACCTATGTATCTCTAAGAATGATGTACCTAAAGGATTTCACTTGCCAATCTTTCTTAGTCCTAAATAAATGCTCCTACTCGGTGCCAATTCATTTAGAATCCATTTGCTTGATTGCGTGACATTTCCCACAACTATGAACTTTTACATACTTCTTGATCTTGAAGGAACAACCATCAGGAAGTCTAGAGGCATAGATATACCAAGGACAATCTACATTTTTGTACTTGATTAAAACTTGCACGAGATCTTTCTTAGACCTCATAACATCTCTACCCTCACAAAATGATCAAATTCTTTAGTGCCTCTCTGAACTGCTTTACATCAATAAAAATTGTGCCAACATCCATAATTTGGTGTCTCATGTTACATCGTCAAACCTCACACAATCAACCTCGAGGGACCTATGCACATATATACCCTCATCATTAGAATTGAAGGGACTATGACAATCTTCATTAGGTTTATCTGTCAAataaactcttgcattattgattTCAGTTGTTAACTTTTCGGTAGGTTCTTTCTAGTTTTGTTTGTAGTTATTGCTATTCTTGATCACATATAAATCTTAATTCTCTTCGTCAGCTTCCCATGAGACATATCCTTCTTCATCTTCCCATGCATCATATTCTTCTTCACCTTCCCATGCATCACTATTATATGAGTTATCGCTATCATATCCATTATGGTTGGTTGTGACGTTCTAGGAGGCTTCACAATGAATAATTTACAAACCTTTAGGCCCTCATGATCCTTCATCAATTTTTGTACACCTTCTGCACTATCCATGAAAACAAGACCTTGCGGTGTATTTGCTCCATTTTCGCCTGCCTGAGCCGAAGATCTTCTCGGCCCATTGCTCCATTGTTGGGGAGCTCGCATCGGGGAGCTCATGCCGagcatagagatggcaatggggacccaATCCCCGATTCCCGGCGGGTAATTCCTCTACTAGAGGATGGGGATGGGCAAGTTCTTTTCCCCACGAGGATGTAAATGGAAAAAAATCTTTGACAGGTAAACGAGGACGGGGAGGGACGAGGAAGCATTCCCCCGTTAAACATGTAGGTGACGATGTTTTCgtgtaatagttaatgataaaaataaataattatctttTCAAGAGATTACTCATTCTACAGATGTGTTTATTTTGATGTACATCTAATGATTTCTTACAtctgacaatgtgtataagtgacaatgttttgtattaataacaaaggaggtaagtcctaaTTATGATTTAAGCGGGGATAAGGATCCCGTAAGAGATTTATCCCTGCGGGGAACAGGGATGGGAAAGAAACGTCCCCCACAAACATTTGTGGTGATCCCCATAGAAAAATCCTTTCGTCGAGGGGACAGAGATGTGGAGCTATTTCCCAATGGAGAATACCTCACTGTCATCCCTAGTAGATAAGCACCTGCACCCCCGCTAAATGGAGCCCTCCTGTCGAGGAGAAGGAGAACACTCTGAGCGGCAAGGAGCTCACATTGAGCACCCGCACCTCCGCCGAGTAGGTCGTGTTGGGCATTAGCCGAGTGGCGGCAACGACCATCTGCCTAGGGGAGTCAACAACAACTCCAATAATTCTCTAAAGATGAGCTTGCTAAAATCATGTTTAGCAAGATGCTAAATAGCTATCGAGAGTAAAAAATAGCTTAGTCTCCAATAGTTGCTCATATTTAAGAAGTAGTTCGATTATGAATCTAGCTTTGGCAGCCCTGCCTCCATCGGATCTCACCGTCGGCAGGGTTGAGAGCAGGGGATGTCGAGAGCGGAGGAGAAAAGACCGGTCGACACGACATGTGGAGGAGAGCTGGTCTGGTGGCGCAACATATGGGGCAGTAGTGGTCCAACGGTGAAGAAGAAACTTATGTCACATGTGTTATACCTAGCTACATCATTGTGCTAGAAAGTTGAAAAAAGAGTGTGGCATGTCTGGCTACCTCACACAATTGTGTGAGAAGGGAAAAAATAATCACGCGAGTGTGAAGAAATGGGCATCAACTGTATTTAGGGAGGTCCTATCGAGTTGTCAAATGCGAAGAGTAAATAGGATTGGATAGCAAGTAAATAAATTTAGGAAATCTATTTAAAGAATTATTGGAGAAACATTTTTCTGTTTACTTCTTAAATTTAAGATTTAGAGAGTTGTTTAGAGAACTATTGAAGTTGATTTTAGCTAGTTGAAGTACATTTTTAATCGAGCCGTAAAAAATAACGACGTGTTGTTTGCCGGATAGTATAAGATTACAACCTTCTGAACTTAGAGGGAGGAATTTGACACAAAAAAAAAGATGCAGGTGGGTAGTTGACAACCCCTAATTTGCAAGGGTTTTTTTTGGTGTTTTCCTAAATACAAACATGTTGGTCTTACGACGGGTTCAACGTCTTCAACCACATCTGATTTTGACAAGGAAGAATAGAAGAAAAAAAACAACAAAGACGATTCCTCGGCCGACACCTTCTCGATCGGCTCACGGATCAGAGGAGGCAATGGAGCTTTACCAGAAGAAGAGCCAATTGGGGGGGCGTCTTCTTGGGCAGATCGCGCTCCTCGATGGTCCGCAGGCTGGGCTTCCACCCCTTGCACGACAGCTCCCGGCTCAGGAACGCCAGGCGGTGCTCCTCGAACCCTTCCGGCCTCGCCGCCGCCTccgcgtcgtcctcgtcctcaggGGAGGACTCAGCGGTCGCCTCCTGCTGCGGCGACTCTTGGGCGGCAGCTGCCTCCGCCTGCTGGCTCTTCTTGGACGACGACAGCTGGCGCCTGAGGCCCCGCATCGATCGGGACCGCGCCGCCGACAGCGCGCGGCGCGCCTCCTCGGCCGACACCTTGCCCCGCGTGGCCGGCAGCAGGACGTACACCCCGCCGGCGCCGAGCACGTGGTCGGCCGGCAGCGGCGCGACCTTGGCCCCGCcgccctgctgctgctgctgatgatgatggcgctcccgccGGGC
It contains:
- the LOC103634550 gene encoding uncharacterized protein; translated protein: MGNLVSGAAAASGGGGKLVMADGSVRALSEPVSVAELMMDHPRHFVVDARVLKALARRERHHHQQQQQGGGAKVAPLPADHVLGAGGVYVLLPATRGKVSAEEARRALSAARSRSMRGLRRQLSSSKKSQQAEAAAAQESPQQEATAESSPEDEDDAEAAARPEGFEEHRLAFLSRELSCKGWKPSLRTIEERDLPKKTPPQLALLLVKLHCLL